ACCTGATTCGGCAGCGATGGTTTGGGGCGAAGTCCCGGACGCTTGAGCGTGTGCGCGTGGTGGACTCGGTTCCGCTGCCTCGTGCATCGGGTGCTCCTGCGGCCTCCACCTGCGCGATTGTCTTTCTCGAGATCACTTACGGGGACGGAGTGGTCGATACGTACCAACTTCCGCTCTGCATCAGCAGCGGCGCGGAGGTCGAGCGCATCCGGGAGAGTTCGGCATCGGCGATCATTGCGACGCTCGATACCTCGACCGGGCCGGCGATTTTGCACGACGGCGCGGCCGACGAAGGCTTCCGCCAGCGGTTGTTGACCCTGATCGAGCGGAGTGGCGATCTGCCGTCGGCGATGGGAAGAGTCAAGGGACGGAAGAGCGCGGCCTTCGACGCGGCGCGTGGCGAGGGGCCGTTGCCTGCTCGGACGGGATCGGCGGAGCAGTCGAACACGTCGATTCTGTATGACGGGAAGCTGATCATGAAGTTGTTTCGGCGTCTCCAGCCGGGCGAGAACCCGGATACGGAGATTGGCCGCTTCCTGACCGAGGTAGCGCACTTCACTCCCATCGCGCCGTTTCTTGGGGACATCACGAGTACCGGCGGACCTGATGAGGAGCCGACTACGCTGGCCATGCTGCAAGGGCTGGTGCAGAATGAGGGCGATGGTTGGCAATGGACGCTCGATGAGCTGTCGCGGTACTTCGATAGCTGCGCGACCTGTCCCACACCGCAGGACGTTGGGAGCTTTCCCGCGTTCGACCGCGACTCCGAGATGCCTGCGGCTGCGGACGAACACGCGGGCCTTTACCTGAAGAACGCAGCGCATCTGGGACGACGCACTGCGGAGATGCACCTCGCGCTGGCGACTCCGACCGATGACCCGGCTTTTCGAGCCGAGCCGTTCACTGCGGAGGGCCTGACGCGGGATGCGGCGAGGATCGAGACGCAGATCACCAGCAGCCTCGAGGCGCTGCGCCGCGGCATGGTTGGGTTTCCTTCGACGGCGAGCGAGTCCAGCGACAGCGAGAGCCTGTCCGATCTGGCCGCGCTGATCCTGAGCCAGCGCCGGGAGCTGCTGGCGCGGGCGCGGCGGCTTACAACCGTCGCACCTAATCTTGCTGGGAAGAGAATCCGCATCCATGGTGACTATCACTTGGGGCAGACGCTCCGGTCCAAGGCGGACTTCGTCATCCTGGACTTCGAAGGCGAGCCAGCGCGGTCGCTTGAGGAGCGGCGGATGAAGCAGTCTCCTCTGAAGGACGTCGCCGGAATGCTGCGGTCGTTCAGCTATGCCGCATACGCTGGACTGAGTGCGTTTACGCAGCGGAGACCGCTGGCCCAAGGGCAAGATGCGCGTCCGCTGGAGCAGTGGACGAAGCTGTGGGTGAACGCTGTCTCGACGGAGTTTCTGAACGCTTACAAGGAGACGATCGCGGGCGGCCCGGGCCTGATCGAAGATTTGGCCCAGGCGCAGGCGATGTTGAGTGCTTATTTGCTGGAGAAGGCGCTCTACGAGTTGCTCTATGAGTTGAACAACCGTCCCGCGTGGGTGCGGATTCCTCTGCTGGGCATTCTGGCGCTGCCGCAGTCGAGCTAGGGGAACAGAGCCGGCGGCCAACTGCGCTGTGCCGGATGACATCCATATTAGGATTAGCCAAAGTCCGTTGAGCAACACACGGCCGATTGCGGGAACGTTGAATGGCAGCCATATCGTCCGAAGTCAATACGAGCAGCACGGCAACGGCAGCGCCTACCAGTAAGTTGTTGGTAGTCCTGACTCCGCTGCCTCCCGAGGCTCTCGAAGCGACGCTGGGACGACTCAGTCTCGCGTTCATTGGCAACAACATTACCGTCTCAACGCCCGACCTGGGCACGGATGCGGCGAAGAGCCTGGGACAGGACTTCGCGAACCTCGACATTGTGAGCGACGCCCTGGCGGCGTCGCCGTCAGGCAGCTGGTTGTTGACCGCAGGGGACTTCGTGAACCTTTACAAGTCGCTTCAGGACCACAACGCCGTTGCCTGCCTGCTGCTGGGACCGGAGGCACAGACGCTCCGCGTCGAGGCGATGCGGGCGTTGGCCAGCGCTATCTCGAATGGTGGCGATCTTGCCGTGCCGCGTTACGCGACGGGCCCTCGTGAAGGCCTGGTCAACTCAGCGCTGCTTTATCCGGTCAGTCGCGCGATCTTTGGCGGACAGCCGCGGTTTCCGCTGGCGCTCGACCTGGGGCTTTCACGGCGGATGGTGGAGAAGCTGGCGACGGTTGCGCAACGCTTCACCGCCGCGAGCCAGGGCGATGCATTGATCTGGCCGGTTGCGGAAGCATGTTCCTCCGGATATAGCGTCATCGAAGTGGAAGCAGGAGCGCGCAGCCTGCCGCAGCCCGCCGGGGGCGACCTGAATGCGGTGCTCGCGCAGGTAGGAGCGTCGTTATTCGCCATGATCGAGACCAACGCCGCATTCTGGCAGAGGTCGAGAGTAGGTGGGGGACGCCAGGTGACGAAGTCTCCCATTGGTTCGGACGATATGCCTGATGTCGAGCCGATGATCGAGTCCTTCCGTGTGGCCTACAAGAATCTGCAGGAGATCTGGTCGCTGGTGCTGCCGCCGAATTCGCTGCTGGCGCTGAAGCGGCTCTCGCAGGCCCCCGCCGAGGCGTTCAAGATGGGAGATTCGCTGTGGGCAAGGATTGTGTACGACTTCATCCTTGCGTACCGGCTGCGTACGATCAACCGCGGACACCTGCTCGGCGCGCTGACGCCGCTCTATCTCGCTTGGGTGGCATCTCATTTCCTGCTGGCACGGACGGGCGTCGACCCGGAGGTGCATATCGAAGAGATGGCGCGCACCTTCGAGTCCGACAAGGCGTATCTTGTGTCGCGTTGGCGCTGGCCGGACAGATTCAATCCGTAGAGAAGTTGTACGTTCTGCGTTGTACGTTTTACGTAAAACCTACAACGCACAACGTGCAACCGTTTCACCAAGGAGTTCGCAAATGGCAACCATCTCGCTCTTGCTGCAGCAGACCTACCAGGAGCCCGCGTCTGATCCGACGGCGGGATACGTACCTTCGAGCGGGCAGTCGATCTGGGAGCATATGGGCGTGGCCCTGCACGACTCCATGTATCGCATGCTGTCATTCTTCAGCCGCCTGCTGCCTTCGCTGCTGGCGCTGATCCTGGCGATTGCGATTCTTACAGCGATCGGCGCTTTGCTGGCGTTTGTGCTGAAGCGAATCCTGGTCGCGCTGAAGTTCGATGAGCGGCTGGCGAAGAACCGGTCAGCGGATATCACTTCGTCGATCCAGGACTGGGCCCCGTCGCACAGCCCTACGGTGCTGGTAGCGCGGACTGTGTTCTGGCTGTGCGTGGTGCTTGGGTTTGTGGTGGGCATCTCGGCCTTCGATGCTTCCTATTCGAGCGCGTCGCAGATGTCTGCTTTCCTGTTGCCCTATCTGACACACTCGGTGGGGGCGATCATCCTTCTGCTCGTAGGCAATATTCTGGCGCGGTTCCTGGCGCGGTCGGTGCTGATCGGCGCGGTGAATGCGAAGCTGGGATACGCCCGGTTCCTCTCGCTTGGTGTGAAGTGGATGGTGCTAGTACTGACGGCGGCGATGGTGCTCGACCACCTCGGGGTGGGAGGCAACATTGTGGAACTGGCCTTTGGAATTCTCTTCGGCGGGATCGTGCTGACGCTCTCGCTCGCGGTTGGGCTGGGCTCGAAGGAGATCGTGACGCGGTCGCTGGAGCGGAGCGGGGACAAGCTTCCGCCCCGTCCGATGGAGATGCCGGTCAAGCCGTCGGAGCAACTGCGGCACTTCTAAGGACAGGGTGTAGGGGATAGGGTTTAGGGTGTAGGACGACCGCGGCCAAGAAGGATTGTGGGTTTGCCGCGGAAGTCGGTGCGGGCTTCTTCGGTGTAGCCGAGTTTCGCGGCGAGATTCAGGGATGCGGCGTTGCCGGGGTCGATAATGCAGACGCTTCGTGGGCTGCCAAAGTGTGCTTCTCCCCAGGCGAGGAAGGCGCTGGCTGCTTCAAAGCCGTAGCCCTTGCCGTGGGCAGCGGAGGCGAAGACCCAGCCAGCCTCCGGGATGCCGACGATGGAAGGTTCGATCCCGCGGTGGAACTCGGCGATTCCGGCTTCGCCGAGGAATGTGCCCGTGGCCTTTTCCTCGACGATCCAGTAGCCGTAGCCTTTCAGAACCCAGTGGCCGACGTGGCGAATCATGCGCATCCAGATCTCTTCTTCCGTAAGCTGCCGGCCCACGGTGAAGCGAGTGACGGCTTCCTCCGACCACATGGCAACGCAGTTTGCGAGGTCGTCTTCGCGATGGCCGCGAAGTCTCAGACGTTCGGTTTCGATGATCGGGGTGCAGGATTGCTTGAGCAAAACGGTGTCTCCAGAGTCTAAAAAATAATTTACGAAACTCGTCACTCGAGTGATGCGCTTCGGGGCTAACATTCACAGTTGTTTGGAAGCACCTAAATATTCTGACCTATGAAGATCGTGTGAGGAAGAAACCGATGGCAAAGTCGCCGCGTTTAGCTGAGCATCCCCGCAGCGTTCTACCCGGGAGCGAAAAGTCTCCCGTCGTCTCCATCTCGACCGATGGGGCTCCCGCAGCCAAACCGGCATCCGCCGCCGCGAAGATCACCGTCTCGGTAATCGTGAAGCGCAAGACCGCGCTGAAGACCAAGCGGCTGGGCAAGGACCGCGTAACCCGGGCCGAGTTCAACAAGCTGCATTCCGCTGACCCCGATGCGATCAAGCTGGTGAAGCAGTTTGCGAAGGAGTTCAACCTGAAGGTGGAGGCTGACCCGAAGCAGGTGTTGCGCCGCACGGTCCACCTGACGGGCACAACCGCTGATATGCAGAAGGCCTTCGGCGTGCAACTGATGCAGACGGTCATCAACGGCCAGAAGTATCGCGTGCGTGAGGGCTCGATCACGCTGCCGGCCGGGCTGATCGGCTCTGTGACGGCCGTGCTCGGCCTGGATAACCGTCCGCAAGCGGTGCCGCATTTTCGTGTTCGCAAAGCCATTGGCGCAGCCACCCCTGGGGACGGCGGCATCGAGCCTCATGCCGGATCCGCAGGCGTCTCCTACACTCCAGTCCAGGTCGCGCAGGCGTACGGCTTCCCCAGCGGTGCCAGCGGCACCGGCCAGACCATCGGCATCATCGAGCTCGGCGGAGGCTACCGGACAACCGATCTTACCGCCTACTTCAAGAGCATTGGGCAGACAGCTCCAAGTGTCACCGCGGTCTCGGTCGACGGCGGCAAGAACGCGCCCTCCAAGGCAAACTCCGCCGACGGCGAAGTAATGCTGGACATTGAAGTGGCGGCGGCGGTCGCGCCGGGGGCGAAGATCGTCGTCTACTTCACCCCGAACACGGACCAGGGTTTTATCGACGCGATTACGACGGCGGTGCATGACACGACCAACAAGCCGAGCGTGATCTCCATCAGCTGGGGCGGGCCGGAGTCGAGCTGGACTCCGCAATCCATGGCGGCGCTCGATGCGGCCTGCCAGACGGCGGCGGCTCTGGGCGTGACGATCACGGTGGCTTCGGGCGATAACGGATCGACCGACGGCGTAAGCGACGGGGCCAACCACGTCGACTTCCCGGCATCGAGCCCGCATGTGCTGGCCTGCGGCGGAACGATGCTCGAAGCGACCGGATCGACGATCACCTCAGAAGTCGTGTGGAACGAGCAGGCTTCGGGTGAGGGTGCGACCGGTGGCGGCGTGAGTAACGTCTTTCCGCTGCCAAGCTGGCAGTCGAGCGCGAAGGTCCCCGCACCTACGGTCGCCGCCGGCGGGCGCGGCGTTCCGGATGTCTCGGGCAACGCCGACCCCAACACCGGCTACATCATCCGGGTGGACGGGCAGACGTCGGTCATCGGCGGTACCAGCGCGGTCGCGCCGTTGTGGGCAGGGTTGATCGCTGTCGCCAACCAGATGAGCGGAACGACGGCGGGGTTCATCAATCCGGCGATCTACGCGGCGAAGGCGGCGTCGAGCTTCAACGACATCACCTTGGGCAATAACGGCGGCTTTACAGCCGGGCCGGGATGGGATGCCTGCACTGGCTTGGGATCGCCGAACGCTCCGGCGTTGATCAAGCTGCTCGGCGGGGTGATTGCTCCGCCAGCACCTCCCACCAAGCCTCCCAAGAAACCCAAGCCACCCAAAAAGCCAAAGGCCCCGAAGAAGCCAAAGGCCGCAAAGAAGTAGCGTGATCCGATCTGGGCGGGTTCGGTTTTGAGGGGTGGTTGCTTTGGCGAAATGCAAGTTTCGGTCTATGCTAACCAACAACCCTGATGAACCCAGCACTCAGCCAGATCGTCGGTACTTCCCCTATCCGTAAAGAGGGCCGCGCCAAGGTGGTTGGCGCGGCCCGCTATGTTGACGACATCACGATGCCGGGCATGTGGTACGGGGCGACCGTCCGCAGCACGATTGCGCGTGGACGGATTCTCTCGATTAGCTTTCCGCCAGGCATCCCATGGGATGAGTTCGTTATCGTCACGGCGGCGGACATTCCAGGCGAAAACTGCATCGTGCATCTGGCGAAAGATCACCTCTGTCTTGCCGATACCTTTGTCAATCATCCCGATGAGCCGATCCTTCTGTTAGCGCATTTCGATAAGGCTGTGCTTCCGGCTGCGGTCGCTGCGGTAAAGGTCATTTACGAAGAGCTGCCGGGAGTCTTCACCATCGACGAGAGCGAGGCGCCGGGAGCTCCGGTTATCTGGAGTGCCGAGAACCATCCTCCGAACACCTTCAAGACTTATCTGATGAACGCGGGCGATGCGGGCGACCCGGCGGTGATGGAAGAGATCTTCCGCACGGCGGACTTTGTGGTCGAAGGCGAGTATCGGACCGGAGCGCAGGAGCAGCTTTACATCGAGAACAACGGCGTCATCGGGGAGTACTCAGAGACCGATGGCGTTACCGTGACTGGGTCGATGCAGTGCCCGTTTTACGTCGTCCACGCGCTGGAGTTGGTCTTCAATCTGCCGGCGGAGAAGTGCCGCGTGATCCAGACCGAGACGGGCGGAGCGTTTGGCGGCAAGGAGGACTTTCCTTCGGTTATCGGATCGCATGCGGCGCTGCTGGCGATGAAGTGCGGACATCCGGTGAAGATCTGCTACGACCGTGGCGAGGACATGGCCGGGACGACGAAGAGGCATCCGAGCCGGACGCGGCATCGGACGGCGGTCTCGAAGGACGGCAAGCTGCTGGCGGGGGAGATCGACTTTGCGCTCGATGGCGGAGCGTACATGACGCTGTCGCCGGTGGTGCTTTCGCGCGGGACAATCCACGCTTCCGGGCCGTATCACTGGCCGCACCTGACTGTCCGGGCGAAGGCGATGGCGACGAACTTGCCGCCGCATGGAGCGTTTCGCGGCTTTGGAGCGCCGCAGAGCCTATTTGCGATCGAGCGGCATATGGACCAGATCGCGAAGGTCGTCGGCCTGACGCCGGAGGAGATTCGCCGCAGGAACTTCCTGGAGACGGGCGGACACACGGCGACGGGCCAGCATCTCGCCGACAAGGTCGACATGCAGGGGCTGCTGACGCGGGCTCTTGCGGAGTCCAGCTATCACGAGAAGCGGGAGCGCTTCGACCGCGAGAATCCTACGTCGACGATCAAGCGCGGAATTGGGTTTGCGGCGTTCATGCACGGCGCTGGATTTACGGGATCGGGCGAGCGGCGGCTGAACTCGCTGGTGGAGATTGAACTCACGCCGGAGGGGCAGCCGAGGATTCTGGTGTCGTCGACCGAGTTTGGGCAGGGGACGAATACGATCCTGTGCCAGGTCTGCGCGCAGACGCTGGGAATTCCGTATGAGGATGTTCTGATCGCGCAGCCGGACACGCATCATGTGCCGAACTCGGGGCCGACCGTGGCGAGCCGCACAGCGATGATCGTGGGCAAGCTGGTGGAGCGGGCTTCGCAGTCCCTTTTTGCGTCCCTCAACCCGTATCTGATTACGTCGCAACCCTTGTCATCCTTCGCCGCAGGCGGAGGATCTGCTTTTCGACAGGCCGCCATCGCCTATCTCGCCGAGCATGGATCGTTGAAGGCGAGTGCGAGGTATGAGTCGCCCGGCGACATCTTCTGGGATGACGACAAGTATCGCGGCGAGGCGTATCCGACTTACGCCTGGGCGGTTTATGTCGCTGAAGTGGCCGTCGATATGACGACCTACTTCCCTAGCGTGACCCAGTTCCATGCGCTGCAAGAGGTGGGCAAGGTGCTGCATCCGATCCTCGCGGCGGGGCAGATTGAGGGCGGCGTGGCGCAGGGCATCGGATATGCGATCTACGAGAAGTGCGTCTGGCAGAAGGGCCACATGGCGAATAACCAGATGACTAACTACATCATGGCGACGAGTGCGGACATTCCGCCGATCTATGTCCACTTCGAGGAGACGCCGACGATCCATGGAGCGTTTGGGGCTAAGGGGATTGGGGAGCTGCCGATGGATGGGCCGGCTCCGGCGATCCTGAATGCGATTGAGCATGCGACGGGAGTTTCGTTTACCGAGATTCCGTTGCTGCCGGAAGATATCTTTGAGCGGATGACGCGGACGCCTGCGGGTGGGACGGAAGAGCTTGAGCCTGCGATCGCGGGGCCTTACTTCAGCGAGGTGGGGGCGTGAGCGACCTTTATTTTTGGATTGCGATGGATGTCAACTTTCTTGCAGGCAGCATCTGGGCCTTTTGGGGCCCATCCAAACGCCACATCGATAGACTGCAAGCTAGTCGCCCAGAGTGGACGTATCCCTTTTGCCGTCAGTTCTTCTACGTGATGCGAACCCTGTTCGCGGCCCTAGCCATCGTCCTGACTTTCTATCTGGCTCTCCACGCGCGAGAGGTCGCGCAGTAATGACCATTACCCTAACCATCAACGGCGAATCGAAGACCATCACAGCACCGCCGATGAAGCGTCTCCTCGACGTTCTCCGCGAGGATCTGCAACTGACCGGCACCAAGGAAGGATGCGGCGAGGGGGAGTGCGGATCGTGCTCGGTGTTGATGAGCGGCGAGTTGGTGAATAGCTGCCTGGTGCCTGTGTTGCAGGCGGCTGGCGCGAGTGTCTGCACGATTGAAGGCGTGGCGGTTGAAGGACGGTTGAATGCTGTGCAGCAGTGCTTCCTCGAGGAGGGTGGAGCGCAG
This Granulicella aggregans DNA region includes the following protein-coding sequences:
- a CDS encoding S53 family peptidase, which produces MAKSPRLAEHPRSVLPGSEKSPVVSISTDGAPAAKPASAAAKITVSVIVKRKTALKTKRLGKDRVTRAEFNKLHSADPDAIKLVKQFAKEFNLKVEADPKQVLRRTVHLTGTTADMQKAFGVQLMQTVINGQKYRVREGSITLPAGLIGSVTAVLGLDNRPQAVPHFRVRKAIGAATPGDGGIEPHAGSAGVSYTPVQVAQAYGFPSGASGTGQTIGIIELGGGYRTTDLTAYFKSIGQTAPSVTAVSVDGGKNAPSKANSADGEVMLDIEVAAAVAPGAKIVVYFTPNTDQGFIDAITTAVHDTTNKPSVISISWGGPESSWTPQSMAALDAACQTAAALGVTITVASGDNGSTDGVSDGANHVDFPASSPHVLACGGTMLEATGSTITSEVVWNEQASGEGATGGGVSNVFPLPSWQSSAKVPAPTVAAGGRGVPDVSGNADPNTGYIIRVDGQTSVIGGTSAVAPLWAGLIAVANQMSGTTAGFINPAIYAAKAASSFNDITLGNNGGFTAGPGWDACTGLGSPNAPALIKLLGGVIAPPAPPTKPPKKPKPPKKPKAPKKPKAAKK
- a CDS encoding (2Fe-2S)-binding protein translates to MTITLTINGESKTITAPPMKRLLDVLREDLQLTGTKEGCGEGECGSCSVLMSGELVNSCLVPVLQAAGASVCTIEGVAVEGRLNAVQQCFLEEGGAQCGICTPGMILATHHLLDKYPQPAMAQIQEGLAGNLCRCTGYKRIFNAVESCAKKSHA
- a CDS encoding GNAT family N-acetyltransferase produces the protein MLKQSCTPIIETERLRLRGHREDDLANCVAMWSEEAVTRFTVGRQLTEEEIWMRMIRHVGHWVLKGYGYWIVEEKATGTFLGEAGIAEFHRGIEPSIVGIPEAGWVFASAAHGKGYGFEAASAFLAWGEAHFGSPRSVCIIDPGNAASLNLAAKLGYTEEARTDFRGKPTILLGRGRPTP
- a CDS encoding xanthine dehydrogenase family protein molybdopterin-binding subunit, producing MNPALSQIVGTSPIRKEGRAKVVGAARYVDDITMPGMWYGATVRSTIARGRILSISFPPGIPWDEFVIVTAADIPGENCIVHLAKDHLCLADTFVNHPDEPILLLAHFDKAVLPAAVAAVKVIYEELPGVFTIDESEAPGAPVIWSAENHPPNTFKTYLMNAGDAGDPAVMEEIFRTADFVVEGEYRTGAQEQLYIENNGVIGEYSETDGVTVTGSMQCPFYVVHALELVFNLPAEKCRVIQTETGGAFGGKEDFPSVIGSHAALLAMKCGHPVKICYDRGEDMAGTTKRHPSRTRHRTAVSKDGKLLAGEIDFALDGGAYMTLSPVVLSRGTIHASGPYHWPHLTVRAKAMATNLPPHGAFRGFGAPQSLFAIERHMDQIAKVVGLTPEEIRRRNFLETGGHTATGQHLADKVDMQGLLTRALAESSYHEKRERFDRENPTSTIKRGIGFAAFMHGAGFTGSGERRLNSLVEIELTPEGQPRILVSSTEFGQGTNTILCQVCAQTLGIPYEDVLIAQPDTHHVPNSGPTVASRTAMIVGKLVERASQSLFASLNPYLITSQPLSSFAAGGGSAFRQAAIAYLAEHGSLKASARYESPGDIFWDDDKYRGEAYPTYAWAVYVAEVAVDMTTYFPSVTQFHALQEVGKVLHPILAAGQIEGGVAQGIGYAIYEKCVWQKGHMANNQMTNYIMATSADIPPIYVHFEETPTIHGAFGAKGIGELPMDGPAPAILNAIEHATGVSFTEIPLLPEDIFERMTRTPAGGTEELEPAIAGPYFSEVGA